The Haloarcula laminariae genomic sequence ATCTGTATCTGTGTCGTATCAATCATTGGACTGAACCACCACGCTGTTCGAATCTCCTCGTCTCTCTGTGATATCCCTAGTCGTTTCAGATGTGCCGCCGTCGCTCGTCACGTACGTACCACCGTCCCGAACTGGTCCGGTCGGCCTCGGACTGTCTCATCTCTGTCTCCTCCGCTCACGCGTGGTATCCCGGCGGAGAGCAGGGCTTGGCGAAGGACTAAGTAACCGACCCTCCATTCCCACGTCATGAGCGAGAGTTCGGGGACCGACGACACGACGCTCGACTCGGTCGGTTTCGACATGGACATCGGTAACGGGCGAACCGAAATCCGGGTCACGGGCGACCGCGACACGGCGGTCATCGTCCGGTCGGAGTCGGGGGAGAAGATATACCTCCCGCCGGAGGACTTTGACCGCGAACCCGACGGTAGCGCCTACGATAGCCCCTACGAGCCCCGAAGCGGCGCCCAGGAGAGCCCGTACTCGACCCATCCCGACGCCTCGTCCGTCACCGGAATGGAACCGACGGCAGGCGGCTACTTCATCGTCCATCCGGAGCCGGTAACCGACGTTCGCTTTCTCCGCTAGTCTCTCTCGCCGGCGCCGATAGCCGGCCGACCGGTCGGCACTACTCGGTTATTTCCTTGTAGAACGCCACGTGTTCGTCGGCGACGTCCTCCCAGGTCCGCTCCTCGTACTCGATGGGCGTATCGAGGGAGAGCGCGTGCTCGATGCCGTCGGCGATGGAGTCGGAGTCGGGTTCGACTTCGATTACACAGTCGTCCGGAAGCAGTTCCGCGGCGCCGCTCTCGCAGGCGACGACGCGGGTCCCGACTGACAGCGACTCGACGATGGTGATACCGAAGGGCTCGGCGAGCGAGGGCGAGACGAACAGGTCGGCGCTGGCGTAGTAGTCCCCGAGCTCCTCCTGTGCGAGGTACCCGGCGAAGATGACCTCGTCGTCGATGCCGAGCAGTTCGGTGAACCGCCTGAGCTGGTCGGTCAGGTGGCCGGTCCCGCCCAGTACGAGCGTCAGGTCGTCACGGCGGAGCTTCGAGAGCCCATAGAGGAGGTACGACAGCCCCTTCTGGTCGGTGTGTCGGCCCACGAAAAAGAGCATCTTCCCGTCGATGCCGAGTTCGGCTTTGATGTCCTTCCCGGTCGGCTCGACGGACGAGAAACCGTTGTAGATGACCCGTGCGTCGGCGTCGTAGAACTCCCGGATACGGCGTCGGGTAAACTCGCTGACGGCGATGAGGTGGTCCGACCGGTTGGCCACGCGCTGTTCGGTCTGGACCTCCCGCTCCGGCGGGTTTACGTTCCGGTCCTGGGAGAGGGAGTGAAAGGAGGTGACCCACTCGATGTCCGTCGTCGAGGCGGCCCGCGTCCCGGGATTGTATCCGAACCAGTCGTTCGTGTGGATGATGTCGAAGTCGGCGGCGATATCGGCGAAATCGCCCGCCAGCCGACCGATACGCGTGATGATGTCGCCCTGGCCCGTCGGGACACCGTGGATACCCGGCCTGTCCTCGGGGGCGTACTCGTCCGGTAACACCAGCTCGAACTGTACGTCGTCACGCGGTTCGAGCTGTTCGTACAGCTCCCCTACGACCGTATCGAGCCCGCCTGTGATATTCGGTGGAAACCCCCAGCCGAGCATCAAAACTTTCGGTGGCATATCAGTAACCCGTATTCGTAAATCACGTCAATGCGGTAAATACGTTTGTGGTGGGCGGAGGGGACGGCATTTCCGCCGTTCCGCCTCCGCTACCGGGAGTCCACACCGGCCGTAACTGCGGAACGATGTCGGCGGTAATACCCCCCAACAAAGCCGACGCTGTCGGTTAGTCAGTTGGCTCGCAGCCGAGGAGTATCTCTTTGATGCTGGGGCGCCTGGACTGTCTATGGCGCGGAACCCATCGCTCGACTCGGAGCTGACGGCGGCCGAAGCGGCGACGCTGGACCGGGTCCACACTGTGACGCGGCTGCTCGACGAAGCGGTCCGAATCCCCGGGACCGACTTCCGTATCGGTCTGGACCCGCTCTTGAGCATCCTGCCGGTCGCGGGAGACGCCGTCGGCGCGGCCCTCTCGCTGTATCCGATAGCGGAGGCCTATCGGCTGGGGACGCCAAAGCGCACGCTCGCCGCGATGCTGGGGCTGGTCACGATAGACGCCGTCGTCGGCTCCGTTCCGGTCCTCGGGTCGGTGTTCGACGCCTTCTGGAAAGCCAACCGGTGGAACTACCGGCTCCTCGAACGCCACCTCGGCGGCTAGACCGGCCGCGTGCCGCTGTTGCCTCTTATGCCGGACAATAGCTTGAAATAGCTGTGCTTGGAAGCCGAAGGTATGCGTTTCGAACGACAAAGTGGTGTATTTCTCCATCTCACGTCGCTCCCCGGCCCCCATGGCGTCGGCGACCTCGGCGCCGGCGCCCGGGAGTTCATCGACTTCCTCGCGGCGGCCGACCAATCGCTGTGGCAGTTCTGTCCCCTGGGTCCGACCTCGGGCGCCCACGGCAACTCCCCGTATCAGGCGTACTCGGCCTTCGCCGGGAACCCGATTCTGGTCGACCTCCGGGACCTCGCCGACCGCGGTTATCTCGACGAGGGCGACCTCGACCCGCCGGACGCGGCTTCCCGCCACGAGGTCCGGTACGACCGCATCACCGAGTTCAAGGAGTCGAAACTCCGCTCGGCCTACGAGCGCTTCGATGCCGACCCGAACGGCGACGACAGGGACGTCTTCGAGGCCTTCTGTGCGGCACAGTCGGAGTGGCTCGACGACTACGCGCTGTTTATCTCGCTGAAAGCCGAGTTCGACGGTCGACTCTGGACCGAGTGGCCCGAAGAAATCGTCACCCGCGACCCCGACGCGCTTGAGGACCGCCGCGAGCAACTCGCCGACGAGATACGGTACCACAAGTTCGTCCAGTGGGTGTTCGACGAGCAGTGGCAGGCCATGGCCGACTACGCCGCGGACCACGGCGTCAAACTGGTCGGGGACCTTCCCATCTACGTGGCGCTCGACTCGGCGGACGTCTGGTCTGCGCCCGACGTCTTCCGGCTCGACGAGAACAACCAGCCCACCGAGGTCGCCGGCGTGCCGCCCAACCCGGGCGACGACGGCCAGCGCTGGGGCAACCCCGTCTACGACTGGGACACCTGCAGGGACAACGACTTCGCGTGGTGGCGCCGGCGGTTCGACCGCCTCTTCGAGCAGGTCGACATCGCACGTATCGACCACTTCAAGGGGTTCGACGAGTTCTGGGCCATCCCCGCCGAGGCCGACAGCCCCGCCGCCGGGCAGTGGCGCGAGGGGCCGGGTCGGGAGTTCTTCGACCGGATGCGCGACCACCTCGGGGAACTGCCCTTCCTCGTCGAGGACCTGGGCTTTCTCGACGAGCGCATCGCGTCGCTGCGTGACCACTACGACTTCCCGGGGATGCGCGTCCCGCAGTACGCCGACTGGTGCGAGCAGGGCCACATGTACCAGCCGATGCACTACCCCGAGCAGTCGGTGGGGTACACGAGCACGCACGACACCGACACCGTCGTCGGTTACTGGCGCGAACTCGGCGACCGCCAGCGGGACTGTCTCAAGCACAACCTCGGGGCCGACGGGGAGGGCATCGAGTGGGACATCATCGAGGCCGTCTGGAACTCGAACGCTGTCATCGCGATGACGACGATGCAGGACCTCCTGGGGCTCGACAGCGAGGCCCGCTTCAACACCCCGGGCACGGCCACCGGCAACTGGCGCTGGCGGGTCACCACGGACGGGTTCGACGACGACATCGCTACCGAGCTGATGTTGGTTACCGACCGGACGATTCGGTAACCACCCCCTGCTCTCGGATACCCGGTCGAAGCGCCGCACCCGATGCGAGCCCGTCGCTGTCGAAGGCAGCCCGAGTCCACTCTATCCCACGTCGAGTGACCGCCGTCGGGTCGCGCGCTCCGCGTAGCGCAGTGCGGGCTCGTTCAATACGCGTCGACGATGTCGATATCCAGGAGCTCGCGAACCGGGCCCTTGTCGAAATCGTTCCTGTCCGCGGTCGCCAACGTCGCCTGGTGCTGGCGTGCCGTTGCGGCGATGAGGAGGTCGACACCGTCGAGTGAGATACCGGCGTCATCGAGCGAGGTTTCCATGCTGGCCGCCTCCGCCGCGGTGTCGGCATCGAACGGGAGCACGTCGTCGACGGCCTGGGTCAGCTGGTGGCGCCGGGCGCGCTGTTTTGACTGGCTCTCGTAGTAGCTCAGGAATTCGTAGAGGACCAGCGCCGAGATGCCCCACGGTTCACTCCGGTGGGCCGAGAGATAGTCGAGAACGGCTTCATCCGGGTCCGGGCGCGCGTACTTTCGGACGATGTTGTTGTCGAGGAGAATCATTCCACGCCCGATGGCCGGGATTCGAACGACTCGTTGAGCTCCTCGCGTCTCTGTTTCATGTGCTCCTCGACGCCCTCCTCGGCGAATCCGGCCATCTCACGCACGTCCTCCTCAGTCCGGGTGATTGCGAGCCGGTCGAGCAGTTCGTCGAACGTCTCCCCTTCGCGCTTCACCGCTTCGAGTTTGGCTTTCGTCTCCTCGGAGATGCGAATTGACGAACTCATATCGAATACAATGTATTCGAGCGGGTTAGTGATTGCGCCGACACGGGTCAAAAACCGGACCGCCGGCGCTCGCTCCGTCGCCGACTACAGGCTCATCCGCCAGACGGTCGTGCCGGCCGATTCCAGGTCGGCCTTGTCGGCGGCGGCGACGATTATCTGGTTCTCGCCCGGTTGGACGGCGAGTGACTCCTCGAACTTGCCGTCGTCGATGTCGAGGATGACGCTCTCGACGGGCGTCTTGATGACGACTTTCACCCCCGTCGTCTCGCCGGAGACGACGAGGTCGTTGCCGCGGAACTGGGTGTCCACGCGCAGGGCCGGGCTGCGGTCCGGTTCGTTGAGGGCCTGTTCCCGATAGCGCTCGTGGACGAACTCGGGGGTCTCCACGGGCGTCCCCGCGCTGACGCTGTGGGCCAGCCGGATGTACTGGGCCATCGCCCAGGCCAGCGGGGTCGCCCCGCCGGTCCCCTGGCCGAACTC encodes the following:
- a CDS encoding DUF7510 family protein, translated to MSESSGTDDTTLDSVGFDMDIGNGRTEIRVTGDRDTAVIVRSESGEKIYLPPEDFDREPDGSAYDSPYEPRSGAQESPYSTHPDASSVTGMEPTAGGYFIVHPEPVTDVRFLR
- a CDS encoding glycosyltransferase family 4 protein encodes the protein MPPKVLMLGWGFPPNITGGLDTVVGELYEQLEPRDDVQFELVLPDEYAPEDRPGIHGVPTGQGDIITRIGRLAGDFADIAADFDIIHTNDWFGYNPGTRAASTTDIEWVTSFHSLSQDRNVNPPEREVQTEQRVANRSDHLIAVSEFTRRRIREFYDADARVIYNGFSSVEPTGKDIKAELGIDGKMLFFVGRHTDQKGLSYLLYGLSKLRRDDLTLVLGGTGHLTDQLRRFTELLGIDDEVIFAGYLAQEELGDYYASADLFVSPSLAEPFGITIVESLSVGTRVVACESGAAELLPDDCVIEVEPDSDSIADGIEHALSLDTPIEYEERTWEDVADEHVAFYKEITE
- a CDS encoding DUF4112 domain-containing protein: MARNPSLDSELTAAEAATLDRVHTVTRLLDEAVRIPGTDFRIGLDPLLSILPVAGDAVGAALSLYPIAEAYRLGTPKRTLAAMLGLVTIDAVVGSVPVLGSVFDAFWKANRWNYRLLERHLGG
- the malQ gene encoding 4-alpha-glucanotransferase; the encoded protein is MRFERQSGVFLHLTSLPGPHGVGDLGAGAREFIDFLAAADQSLWQFCPLGPTSGAHGNSPYQAYSAFAGNPILVDLRDLADRGYLDEGDLDPPDAASRHEVRYDRITEFKESKLRSAYERFDADPNGDDRDVFEAFCAAQSEWLDDYALFISLKAEFDGRLWTEWPEEIVTRDPDALEDRREQLADEIRYHKFVQWVFDEQWQAMADYAADHGVKLVGDLPIYVALDSADVWSAPDVFRLDENNQPTEVAGVPPNPGDDGQRWGNPVYDWDTCRDNDFAWWRRRFDRLFEQVDIARIDHFKGFDEFWAIPAEADSPAAGQWREGPGREFFDRMRDHLGELPFLVEDLGFLDERIASLRDHYDFPGMRVPQYADWCEQGHMYQPMHYPEQSVGYTSTHDTDTVVGYWRELGDRQRDCLKHNLGADGEGIEWDIIEAVWNSNAVIAMTTMQDLLGLDSEARFNTPGTATGNWRWRVTTDGFDDDIATELMLVTDRTIR
- a CDS encoding type II toxin-antitoxin system VapC family toxin; its protein translation is MILLDNNIVRKYARPDPDEAVLDYLSAHRSEPWGISALVLYEFLSYYESQSKQRARRHQLTQAVDDVLPFDADTAAEAASMETSLDDAGISLDGVDLLIAATARQHQATLATADRNDFDKGPVRELLDIDIVDAY
- a CDS encoding DUF7557 family protein, whose protein sequence is MSSSIRISEETKAKLEAVKREGETFDELLDRLAITRTEEDVREMAGFAEEGVEEHMKQRREELNESFESRPSGVE